The genomic stretch TTGCCCATTCGGCCGGGCCGTTCATGGAACCGAGCAGGCAGCCGTTCCCGTCAATCAGGATGGTCGAGGGCAGGCCGAAGGCGAGGCCGTCCTTTTTCAGCGTGTTGAACACGCCCATGGTCCCGTCGCGGTAGAAGGCGAGCGAGGAGATGCCGATCTCGTCGAGGAATGTCTTCGGCTTCTCGTCGGAGCCCGTGTCGATATTGACGGCGACGACCTCGAAATCATCGCTGCCCATTTCGGCTTCGAGTTCATCAAGCGCCGGCATTTCCTCGCGGCAGGGCACGCACCAGGTGGCCCAGAGGTTCATCAGCACGGTCTTGCCCGTGAAGGCGGAAAGCGATGTCGCGCCGGCATCGGAATTGAAGGCGAGGTTCTGCATCGGGCGCGGCTTTTCGGCGGGAATGAAGGCCGCGACCTCGCCTTTCGACAATGGTTTCAGCGCGTCAGCGGTTGCAACCGCGCTTTCGCACTGTCCGGCTGTCGCCAGTTCGCCCGCGCCATTGCCAGTGAACGTATTTTTCACGTATACCGCCACAGCGCCGGCGATGAGCCCGGCAACAAGCGCGATAAGAACAAGTCTGGCGGAGATGGGGCTCTTGCGGCTCTTCTTCGTCATGTCACTCTCCAGATAGGCACGTCATGGCTTCCGACAACAGCACCTCGAATACAATGTGGGGCGGGCGTTTCGCCTCCGGCCCCGACGCGATCATGGAGGAGATAAATGCCTCCATCGATTTCGACAAGGCTCTCTATAACGAGGATATCGACGGCTCGATCGCCCATGCGACCATGCTTGCCGAAAAGGGCATCATTTCGGAAGAGGACAAGGTCTCAATTCTGGAGGGCCTTTCAACAATTCGTCGTGAGATCGACGAGGGACGTTTCGCCTTCTCGCGCCAGCTCGAAGATATTCACATGAATATCGAATCGCGCCTGCGCGAGCTGATCGGGGCCGCCGCCGGGCGACTGCACACGGCGCGTTCGCGCAATGATCAGGTGGCGCTCGATTTTCGTCTGTGGGTGAAGAAAGAGCTCATCAAGACGGAGGCCGCGCTGACGCGCCTCATCGGCGTGTTTCTCGCCCGCGCCGAAGAACATGCCGAGACGGTGATGCCGGGCTTCACCCATCTGCAGACCGCCCAGCCCGTCACCTTCGGCCATCATTGCATGGCCTATGTCGAAATGTTTGGCCGCGATCGCAAGCGCGTGCGCCACGCGATCGAACATCTGGACGAAAGCCCGATCGGCGCCGCGGCGCTCGCGGGCACGGGCTTTGCCATCGACCGGCACATGACGGCCGAAGCGCTCGGCTTTTCCGGCGGACCGACGCGCAACTCCATCGACACGGTATCGGATCGCGACTTCGCGCTGGAATTTCTGTCTGTCGCCGCAATCTGCAGCACGCATCTTTCGCGTCTTGCCGAGGAGATCGTCATCTGGTCGACGCCGCAGTTCAATTTCGTTCGGTTGTCCGACAGTTTCTCCACCGGTTCTTCGATCATGCCGCAGAAGAAGAACCCCGATGCCGCCGAACTGGTGCGCGCCAAGACCGGCCGCGTCAACGGCGCGCTGGTAGCGCTTCTGACGGTGATGAAGGGTCTGCCGCTCGCCTATTCCAAGGACATGCAGGAAGACAAGGAACAGGTCTTCGACGCCGCAAAGAGCCTCGATCTGGCGATTGCCGCCATGACCGGCATGATCGGCGATCTGACGGTGAACACGGCCTCGATGAAGGCTGCCGCCGGTTCCGGCTTCTCCACCGCCACCGACCTTGCCGACTGGCTGGTACGCGAGGCGGGGCTGCCCTTCCGCGACGCCCATCACGCGACCGGCCGCGCCGTTGCGCTTGCCGAAAAGAAGGGCTGCGACCTCGCCGGACTGACGCTGGAAGAGCTTCAGGAGATCAATTCGGCGATCACGGACGGCATCTTCGATGTGCTGACGGTCGAGGCCTCGGTGGCCAGCCGCAAGAGCTTCGGCGGCACGGCGCCGGACGAGGTGAGAAAGCAGATTGCCTGGTGGCGCGAGCGCGTTTGAATTCGCGCGTTTGAGGGTGCACAAGCCTCGCCTGATCGGCTATCAGGAGAGGCATCGGGTTTGTTCAGGCTTGCGGTGGAGAGTGCCATGAGAAAAGACAGGATCGCCGTTGCGGCATTATTGGCGAGCGCACTGGTGCTGACCGCCTGCGGGCGGCGTGGCCCGCTGGAAGTGCCGCCGGCAACGCCCAAACAGGTAGAGCGCGAGGCGCAGAGCGCCAATACGCCGGCCATCCGCATCGCGCCGAACGACAAGCCGGTCATCCTCGACGGATCCGGCGACAATGTCGTCAATGCCGGGCCGGATGCCGCCGTCGATGGCGAGCCCTTCATTCTCGATTCCCTTCTCAACTAGCCGGGTCCTTTCTCGTGAACCACTTCGAATACCGCGACGGCGTGCTCTTTGCCGAGGGCGTTTCCATTCCGGCCATCGCCGAGGCCGTCGGCACGCCCTTTTATTGCTATTCCACGGCCACGTTCACGCGCCATTACAAGGTCTTCGCCGAAGCCTTTGCCGGTTCGGACGCGCTTGTCTGCTACGCGGTCAAGGCCAATTCGAA from Martelella sp. AD-3 encodes the following:
- the argH gene encoding argininosuccinate lyase; translation: MASDNSTSNTMWGGRFASGPDAIMEEINASIDFDKALYNEDIDGSIAHATMLAEKGIISEEDKVSILEGLSTIRREIDEGRFAFSRQLEDIHMNIESRLRELIGAAAGRLHTARSRNDQVALDFRLWVKKELIKTEAALTRLIGVFLARAEEHAETVMPGFTHLQTAQPVTFGHHCMAYVEMFGRDRKRVRHAIEHLDESPIGAAALAGTGFAIDRHMTAEALGFSGGPTRNSIDTVSDRDFALEFLSVAAICSTHLSRLAEEIVIWSTPQFNFVRLSDSFSTGSSIMPQKKNPDAAELVRAKTGRVNGALVALLTVMKGLPLAYSKDMQEDKEQVFDAAKSLDLAIAAMTGMIGDLTVNTASMKAAAGSGFSTATDLADWLVREAGLPFRDAHHATGRAVALAEKKGCDLAGLTLEELQEINSAITDGIFDVLTVEASVASRKSFGGTAPDEVRKQIAWWRERV
- a CDS encoding lipoprotein, with protein sequence MRKDRIAVAALLASALVLTACGRRGPLEVPPATPKQVEREAQSANTPAIRIAPNDKPVILDGSGDNVVNAGPDAAVDGEPFILDSLLN
- a CDS encoding TlpA disulfide reductase family protein, which codes for MTKKSRKSPISARLVLIALVAGLIAGAVAVYVKNTFTGNGAGELATAGQCESAVATADALKPLSKGEVAAFIPAEKPRPMQNLAFNSDAGATSLSAFTGKTVLMNLWATWCVPCREEMPALDELEAEMGSDDFEVVAVNIDTGSDEKPKTFLDEIGISSLAFYRDGTMGVFNTLKKDGLAFGLPSTILIDGNGCLLGSMNGPAEWASDDAKALVGTAIGR